Proteins co-encoded in one Astyanax mexicanus isolate ESR-SI-001 chromosome 1, AstMex3_surface, whole genome shotgun sequence genomic window:
- the zbtb2b gene encoding zinc finger and BTB domain-containing protein 2b, protein MELANHGLILLQQLNAQREFGFLCDCTVAIGDVFFKAHKAVLAAFSNYFRMLFIHQDSDCVRLKPADIQPDIFSYLLNLMYTGKLAPQLIDPARLEQGVKFLHAYPLIQEASLASQVAFSHPEPNIRLSTSLYGIQISDQQGTSSSRLSARRQSSPIDSDSTGALDTKCSTASVSFLQAGTGSRLQSDMEVEASSSHVLFGREGCEVDTPASEALSASVSANSNTILHVKPSIMRRSSSFRKHYTCHLCGSRFNQRAALREHLLWHAQAVPPLVVEADSPIMPGGAATPEVEEVLTGVGAAAATPIMVDMASDGEQPLTGAKVSPHADTAVAVPSTAAASLCAAQPQADTPPPSDIADIDNLEGAADVEREVKRRKYECSTCGRKFIQKSHWREHMYIHTGKPYRCSACGKSFCRANQAARHVCLSQGAESAYTMVDRQSMELCAADDSSQMEALFLGSSGRPYKCNVCEMTFSNPNEVIKHQCFNQGSLSDGSVLGMGVSELNIDKVAKDEGSDSSSGGPLVTAIKTEEVLVE, encoded by the exons ATGGAGCTGGCCAACCATGGTCTTATCCTCCTGCAGCAGCTCAACGCACAGAGGGAGTTCGGCTTCCTGTGTGACTGCACAGTTGCCATTGGTGACGTCTTTTTTAAAGCACACAAAGCTGTGCTGGCCGCCTTCTCCAACTACTTCAGAATGTTGTTCATTCACCAGGACAG CGACTGTGTTCGCCTGAAGCCTGCAGACATCCAGCCTGATATCTTCAGCTACCTCCTCAACCTGATGTACACTGGCAAACTGGCACCGCAGCTAATAGACCCGGCCCGACTAGAGCAGGGCGTGAAGTTCCTGCATGCCTACCCTCTTATCCAGGAGGCTAGTCTGGCTAGCCAGGTAGCTTTCTCTCATCCCGAACCCAACATTCGCCTTTCCACTTCTCTCTACGGCATTCAGATATCAGACCAACAAGGAACGTCGTCTAGCAGGCTATCAGCCAGGAGGCAGTCTTCACCTATTGACTCGGATAGCACAGGTGCACTTGATACAAAGTGCTCCACCGCGAGTGTGTCTTTCCTGCAGGCTGGGACTGGATCCAGACTTCAGTCAGACATGGAAGTAGAGGCATCCTCAAGCCATGTGCTGTTTGGTAGAGAGGGGTGTGAGGTGGATACCCCAGCCAGCGAGGCTCTTTCTGCGTCAGTCAGCGCCAACAGCAACACCATTCTTCATGTGAAGCCCAGCATCATGCGTAGAAGCTCTTCGTTCAGAAAGCACTACACCTGCCATCTCTGTGGGAGTCGCTTCAACCAGCGGGCAGCTCTGAGGGAGCATCTCCTCTGGCACGCACAGGCTGTGCCTCCTCTTGTGGTGGAAGCAGATTCCCCGATAATGCCTGGAGGAGCTGCCACGCCTGAGGTTGAGGAAGTTCTTACAGGCGTTGGGGCTGCTGCAGCCACCCCTATCATGGTGGATATGGCCAGCGATGGTGAACAACCTCTTACTGGCGCTAAAGTCTCCCCGCATGCCGACACGGCCGTTGCAGTCCCTTCGACTGCGGCGGCGAGTTTATGTGCAGCCCAGCCCCAGGCAGACACGCCACCTCCATCTGATATAGCCGACATCGACAACCTGGAGGGTGCAGCAGATGTGGAGCGGGAGGTCAAGAGGAGAAAGTACGAGTGCTCCACCTGCGGACGCAAGTTCATCCAGAAGAGCCATTGGCGAGAGCACATGTACATCCACACGGGAAAGCCGTACCGTTGCAGCGCCTGCGGAAAGAGCTTCTGCCGGGCCAACCAGGCCGCGCGCCATGTCTGCTTAAGCCAGGGGGCCGAGTCGGCGTACACCATGGTGGACCGACAGAGCATGGAGCTGTGTGCGGCCGATGACTCCAGCCAGATGGAGGCGCTGTTTCTTGGCTCTTCGGGAAGACCCTACAAGTGTAACGTGTGTGAAATGACCTTCTCCAACCCCAACGAAGTCATTAAGCATCAGTGCTTCAACCAAGGCTCCCTCTCTGACGGGAGTGTTTTGGGAATGGGGGTCAGCGAATTAAATATTGACAAAGTGGCCAAAGATGAGGGATCAGATTCATCGAGTGGTGGACCGTTGGTAACGGCCATCAAAACGGAAGAGGTTTTAGTGGAATAG